The Mugil cephalus isolate CIBA_MC_2020 chromosome 11, CIBA_Mcephalus_1.1, whole genome shotgun sequence genome includes a window with the following:
- the bola1 gene encoding bolA-like protein 1, protein MLPSVLRCARPVSTPRALTRPLAHFRPHMDPDPSRPVERTIRTKLTGALTPDHLEVHNESHMHAVPPGSESHFRVLVVSSRFEGLPLIQRHRLVNEALKEELSGCVHALAIQAKTPEQWGSNPALAKSPPCMGGSRGDHTVEEKLKAGRE, encoded by the coding sequence ATGCTTCCCAGCGTCCTCCGCTGTGCTCGACCCGTCTCCACCCCTCGTGCCTTAACCCGGCCTCTGGCCCACTTCAGACCCCACATGGACCCGGACCCCAGCCGGCCCGTCGAGAGGACGATCAGAACCAAGCTAACCGGCGCGCTGACGCCGGACCACTTGGAGGTCCACAACGAAAGCCACATGCACGCCGTGCCTCCCGGCTCCGAGTCCCACTTCCGCGTCCTGGTGGTCAGCTCCCGGTTCGAGGGTCTGCCCCTGATTCAGCGCCACCGCCTGGTCAATGAGGCCctgaaggaggagctgagcgGCTGTGTTCATGCGCTGGCCATCCAGGCAAAGACTCCCGAGCAGTGGGGCAGTAACCCTGCGCTGGCTAAGAGTCCACCCTGCATGGGCGGCTCGAGAGGAGATCACACTGTGGAGGAGAAACTGAAGGCCGGACGAGAGTGA